The following coding sequences lie in one Planctomycetia bacterium genomic window:
- a CDS encoding sigma-70 family RNA polymerase sigma factor has protein sequence MRLARMVQFRLDPRLRGRVDAEDVLQEAYVDAARRIDAFRTSQPMTGFVWLRLIVGQTLIDFHRRHIGAQMRDAGREQSIQARLADGTSLTMSFQLLGRLSSPSQAAQRAELSELVTTALDDMNPTDREVLALRHFEELTNKETAEVLGIEVKAASIRYVRALERLKTILKQVPGFFDATES, from the coding sequence ATGCGATTGGCTCGGATGGTGCAATTTCGGCTCGATCCGCGACTGCGAGGTCGCGTCGATGCCGAAGACGTCTTGCAAGAGGCTTACGTCGACGCGGCCCGACGGATCGACGCCTTCCGAACTTCGCAGCCGATGACCGGTTTCGTGTGGTTGCGTTTGATCGTCGGACAAACCTTGATCGACTTCCATCGTCGGCACATCGGCGCGCAAATGCGCGACGCCGGCCGCGAACAGTCGATCCAGGCGCGCTTGGCCGACGGGACTTCGCTGACGATGTCGTTCCAACTCCTGGGCCGGTTGTCGTCGCCGAGCCAGGCGGCGCAGCGAGCCGAGTTGTCGGAGCTCGTCACGACGGCGCTCGACGACATGAACCCGACCGACCGCGAAGTGCTGGCCTTGCGACACTTCGAGGAACTGACGAACAAGGAAACGGCCGAAGTGCTCGGCATCGAAGTGAAGGCGGCGAGCATTCGCTACGTTCGCGCACTCGAACGCTTGAAAACGATTCTGAAGCAAGTACCCGGATTCTTCGACGCAACGGAAAGTTAA
- a CDS encoding PqqD family peptide modification chaperone: MSIVDRLSHLTIKDDGFLFDSTTGDTYVANPTALAILRWMQDGCDEVQAADEAVRRFDAGETEIRRDVADLVARLRSWQLL, translated from the coding sequence ATGAGCATTGTCGACCGACTATCGCACCTCACGATTAAAGACGACGGTTTCCTCTTCGACTCGACGACCGGCGACACCTACGTCGCCAACCCGACCGCCTTGGCGATCTTGCGCTGGATGCAAGACGGCTGCGATGAAGTTCAAGCGGCCGATGAAGCGGTGCGCAGATTCGATGCCGGCGAGACCGAGATTCGCCGCGACGTCGCCGACCTCGTCGCCCGACTTCGCTCTTGGCAGTTGTTGTAA
- a CDS encoding ATP-grasp domain-containing protein, translating to MKGITVGISGINAADNPGPGTGIARSLKEDLDLNVRTLGLAYDALEPGIYMDWLFDQSYTLPYPSAGGGEFVERLLEVQAAHGLDWIIPNLDIELPLYIKYADVLERHGIRTFLPTMKQFRLRGKDKLVEVAATIDVDVPETFVVSSEDELFHACEKLGYPVMVKGAYYQAHRAYTALEAVAKFRAVAAEWGYPVIVQQMVTGDELNLVGVGDGEGGLLGAVSMKKISTTSLGKVWSAVTLKNPLMDEAAERFVAGLKWRGPFELECILDARQEKLYLIEINPRFPAWSYFATGVGLNLPARMLRTAMGLPLPPLPDYEAGRFFMRYTDEMVTSLDRFQTVMTRGAAR from the coding sequence ATGAAGGGCATTACGGTCGGTATCTCCGGCATCAACGCCGCCGACAACCCCGGGCCCGGCACCGGCATCGCCCGGAGCTTGAAGGAAGATTTGGATCTCAACGTCCGGACGCTCGGGCTCGCCTACGATGCGCTCGAGCCGGGCATCTACATGGACTGGTTGTTCGACCAGTCGTATACGTTGCCCTATCCTTCGGCCGGCGGCGGCGAGTTCGTCGAGCGGTTGCTCGAAGTGCAAGCGGCCCACGGCCTCGATTGGATCATTCCGAATCTCGATATCGAGCTGCCGCTGTATATCAAGTATGCCGACGTGCTCGAGCGCCACGGTATTCGGACCTTCTTGCCGACGATGAAGCAGTTTCGTTTGCGCGGCAAAGACAAGCTCGTCGAGGTCGCCGCGACGATCGACGTCGATGTGCCCGAGACGTTCGTCGTGTCGAGCGAAGACGAATTGTTTCACGCTTGCGAAAAGCTCGGCTATCCGGTGATGGTGAAAGGGGCTTACTACCAAGCGCATCGCGCCTACACGGCCTTGGAAGCGGTCGCGAAGTTTCGCGCCGTGGCTGCCGAATGGGGCTATCCCGTCATCGTGCAACAGATGGTCACCGGGGACGAGTTGAACCTGGTCGGCGTCGGCGACGGCGAAGGAGGTTTGCTCGGCGCCGTCTCGATGAAAAAGATTTCCACGACTTCGCTCGGCAAGGTCTGGTCGGCCGTGACGCTGAAGAACCCGCTGATGGACGAAGCGGCCGAGCGGTTCGTCGCCGGCTTGAAATGGCGTGGGCCGTTCGAGCTGGAGTGCATTCTCGACGCGCGGCAAGAGAAACTTTATCTGATCGAGATCAATCCCCGCTTCCCGGCTTGGTCGTACTTTGCGACCGGCGTCGGTTTGAATCTGCCGGCCCGGATGCTGCGCACGGCGATGGGCTTGCCGCTGCCGCCGCTGCCCGACTACGAAGCCGGCCGATTTTTCATGCGCTATACCGACGAGATGGTGACGAGCCTGGACCGTTTTCAAACCGTGATGACGCGAGGAGCCGCCCGATGA
- a CDS encoding alanine racemase, whose product MKMVYEKPMVMKLQSKMMNKFGVGATSHRRVRKAIDGVRVSELVEKYGSPLFVYSERALRRRFSQLRSAFTTRYPHVTFGWSYKTNYLKAICALMHQEGAVAEIVSQMEYEKAKALGVPGEQIIFNGPHKPYEVLLKAIAEGVTVNVDHLDEIDDLQRIAEQLGRTIDVGIRLNMDVGIHPQWSRFGFNLESGQALDAAKRMVRGGKLRITGLHCHIGTYILDETAYARQVEKMVKFGYELQNLFGFEMEYIDVGGGFPSRSKLKGTYLSPDVSVPSLDDFAEQICDALANTLRSGHQPRLIVEAGRTLVDEAGYLISTIQATKRLADGTRAYVADAGVNLLFTSFWYKYQVEVDREVSGPNETSVVYGPLCMNIDAIDDGVALPPLDRGHRLIFSPVGAYNNTQWLQFIEYRPNVVMVMENGDVELIREREDLSDIERREVLPERLQSNDAGIRPWRELA is encoded by the coding sequence ATGAAAATGGTCTACGAGAAGCCGATGGTGATGAAGCTGCAAAGCAAGATGATGAACAAGTTCGGCGTCGGAGCGACGTCGCATCGTCGGGTGCGCAAGGCGATCGACGGCGTGCGCGTCTCCGAGCTCGTCGAAAAATACGGCTCGCCGCTGTTCGTGTATTCGGAGCGAGCGCTGCGCCGCCGTTTCTCGCAGCTGCGCTCCGCCTTCACGACCCGCTATCCGCACGTCACGTTCGGCTGGTCTTACAAGACGAACTATCTCAAGGCCATCTGCGCGCTGATGCACCAAGAAGGGGCCGTCGCCGAGATCGTCTCGCAGATGGAGTATGAAAAAGCGAAGGCGCTCGGTGTGCCCGGCGAGCAGATCATCTTCAACGGGCCGCATAAGCCGTACGAAGTGCTGCTCAAGGCGATCGCGGAAGGAGTGACCGTCAACGTCGATCATCTCGACGAGATCGACGACCTGCAACGAATCGCCGAGCAACTCGGCCGGACGATCGACGTCGGAATCCGGCTCAATATGGATGTCGGCATCCATCCGCAATGGTCGCGGTTCGGCTTCAACCTGGAGTCGGGCCAAGCGCTCGATGCCGCGAAGCGCATGGTCCGCGGCGGCAAACTGCGCATCACCGGGCTGCATTGCCATATCGGCACGTATATCCTCGACGAGACGGCCTACGCGCGACAGGTCGAGAAGATGGTGAAGTTCGGTTACGAGTTGCAGAACTTGTTCGGCTTCGAGATGGAATACATCGACGTCGGCGGCGGGTTCCCTTCGCGCAGCAAACTCAAGGGAACCTATCTCTCGCCCGACGTTTCGGTTCCTTCGCTCGACGACTTCGCCGAGCAGATCTGCGACGCGCTGGCGAACACGCTCCGCTCGGGCCATCAGCCGCGGCTGATCGTCGAAGCCGGCCGGACGCTCGTCGACGAGGCCGGTTACCTCATCAGCACCATTCAAGCGACGAAGCGCCTCGCCGACGGCACGCGGGCCTACGTGGCCGACGCCGGCGTGAACCTATTGTTCACTTCGTTCTGGTACAAGTATCAAGTCGAAGTCGATCGCGAAGTCTCCGGGCCGAACGAAACGAGCGTCGTCTATGGGCCGCTCTGCATGAACATCGACGCGATCGACGACGGCGTGGCGCTGCCGCCGCTCGATCGAGGCCATCGGCTGATCTTCTCGCCGGTCGGGGCGTATAACAACACGCAGTGGTTGCAGTTCATCGAGTATCGCCCGAACGTCGTGATGGTGATGGAGAACGGCGACGTCGAACTGATCCGCGAGCGGGAAGACCTGAGCGATATCGAACGGCGCGAAGTGTTGCCGGAGCGATTGCAGTCGAACGACGCCGGCATTCGCCCGTGGCGTGAGTTGGCGTAG
- a CDS encoding Crp/Fnr family transcriptional regulator has product MSGDSASLSTNWILGRLTEPEHRSFLARLQLVPLRFNDVIYEAGDPLKQVYFPIRGALSALAMMEGGDGIEIASIGKEGLVGCSTCNEATHSPYKVIVQSAGEAYRLEAAVMQEELKLNPTLRRLLELSQATFLAAVSQTAACNGLHTVMQRCCRWLLTSCDRLESNELPHTHEFLALMLGVRRPSVTDVLQPLQQQEIIRHSRGRITIVDHRALEERACECYRTTKENRRRLLEKFPSGERDGFAGAHAFNPAS; this is encoded by the coding sequence ATGAGCGGCGATTCCGCGTCGCTCTCGACCAACTGGATCCTCGGCCGACTCACCGAGCCTGAACACCGGTCGTTCCTCGCGCGGCTGCAGCTCGTGCCGCTGCGCTTCAACGACGTGATCTATGAAGCCGGCGACCCGCTGAAGCAGGTCTACTTTCCGATTCGCGGCGCGCTCTCGGCGCTGGCGATGATGGAAGGGGGAGACGGCATCGAGATCGCGAGCATCGGCAAAGAAGGGCTCGTCGGCTGTTCGACCTGTAACGAAGCGACCCACTCGCCGTACAAAGTCATCGTGCAATCGGCGGGAGAAGCCTATCGCCTCGAGGCCGCGGTGATGCAAGAAGAGCTCAAGCTGAACCCGACGCTGCGCCGGCTGCTCGAGCTTTCTCAGGCGACGTTTCTCGCGGCCGTCTCGCAAACCGCGGCTTGCAACGGTTTGCACACCGTCATGCAACGCTGCTGCCGTTGGCTGCTCACGTCGTGCGATCGGCTCGAATCGAACGAGCTGCCGCATACGCACGAATTTCTCGCGCTGATGCTCGGCGTCCGCCGCCCGAGCGTGACGGATGTGCTTCAGCCGCTCCAGCAGCAGGAAATCATCCGGCATAGCCGCGGCCGGATCACGATCGTCGACCATCGCGCGCTCGAAGAGCGGGCTTGCGAATGCTACCGCACCACGAAGGAAAATCGGCGTCGGTTGCTCGAGAAGTTTCCCTCCGGCGAACGCGATGGCTTCGCCGGTGCGCACGCCTTCAATCCGGCTTCTTAG
- a CDS encoding sulfurtransferase: MSSSPAPLDAAAPIVNVAAYKFAPLADLKPLRERLIALARSRNLKGTILLSTEGINLFVAGAREGVDALLAELRSIAGLENLPVKISESARQPFSRMLVRIKKEIIAFGVEGIDPARKPAPKISPQELKRWLDEGRPVTLLDTRNDYEIKLGTFRGAVTVGIDHFREFPNAVVRLPEELKQQPVVMFCTGGIRCEKAGPFMEREGYEQIHQLDGGILKYFEECGAAHYDGECFVFDYRVGLDPSLRETESDQCYACQTPLTAEDQQDARFVKGVSCPYCFAPGEEQRARALAARQRALRAAVAPLPGSIPYHNYRPLIVPAAFDRATLLDFLCGIFAHVPREHWAELCASGRILDVDERPVPAEHRVRGGERYLNSEPATTEPDVNAAIRIVHEDEAFIVLHKPAPLPLHPSGRFNRNTLQSILQTVYAPQKPRPAHRLDANTSGLVVFSRTRHFAGLLQPQFAEGSVEKIYLARVVGLPREEEFFCDAPIGAETLEAGLRTIDLVAGLPSRTEFKTLHRFDDGTTLLEVRPLTGRTNQIRIHLWHLGFPICGDRSYLTGHRLGEMQTHAVDDPPLCLLAHRLSFRHPLTGERLEFTSELPEWAAAKKPD, from the coding sequence ATGAGTTCGTCCCCTGCTCCGCTCGACGCCGCCGCGCCGATCGTCAACGTCGCCGCGTACAAGTTTGCGCCGCTCGCGGATCTGAAGCCGCTCCGCGAACGCTTGATCGCGCTCGCTCGTTCGCGCAACCTCAAGGGGACGATCCTGCTCAGCACCGAAGGAATCAACCTCTTCGTCGCCGGTGCGCGTGAGGGCGTCGACGCGCTGCTCGCCGAGCTGCGTAGCATCGCAGGCCTGGAAAATCTGCCGGTGAAGATCAGCGAGAGCGCGCGGCAGCCGTTCTCGCGCATGCTCGTGCGCATCAAGAAGGAAATCATTGCGTTCGGCGTCGAGGGGATCGATCCCGCGCGAAAGCCGGCGCCGAAGATCTCGCCGCAGGAGTTGAAGCGATGGCTCGATGAAGGTCGGCCCGTCACCTTGCTCGACACGCGCAACGACTACGAGATCAAGCTCGGCACGTTTCGCGGCGCGGTTACGGTCGGCATCGACCACTTTCGCGAGTTTCCGAACGCGGTCGTGCGCTTACCCGAGGAATTGAAGCAGCAGCCGGTCGTGATGTTCTGCACCGGCGGCATTCGTTGCGAGAAGGCCGGACCTTTCATGGAGCGCGAAGGTTACGAGCAGATCCATCAGCTCGACGGCGGCATCCTCAAATACTTCGAAGAGTGCGGCGCAGCGCACTACGACGGCGAGTGCTTCGTCTTCGATTACCGCGTCGGCCTCGATCCTTCGCTGCGCGAGACCGAAAGCGATCAGTGCTATGCTTGCCAAACTCCGCTCACGGCCGAAGACCAGCAAGACGCCCGCTTCGTGAAAGGGGTCTCGTGCCCCTACTGCTTCGCCCCCGGCGAAGAGCAACGGGCCCGAGCGCTCGCGGCTCGGCAACGCGCGCTGCGCGCCGCGGTCGCGCCGCTACCGGGCAGCATTCCTTATCACAACTATCGCCCGCTGATCGTTCCCGCCGCGTTCGATCGGGCGACGTTGCTCGACTTTCTCTGCGGCATCTTCGCGCATGTTCCGCGCGAACATTGGGCCGAGCTCTGCGCCTCGGGCCGCATCCTCGATGTCGATGAGCGTCCCGTGCCGGCCGAGCATAGGGTGCGCGGCGGCGAGCGGTATCTCAACTCCGAGCCCGCTACCACCGAGCCCGACGTCAACGCCGCGATTCGGATCGTGCATGAAGACGAAGCGTTTATCGTGTTGCACAAGCCGGCTCCGTTGCCGCTCCATCCGAGCGGTAGGTTCAACCGCAACACGCTCCAATCGATTCTGCAAACCGTGTACGCGCCGCAGAAACCTCGGCCCGCTCATCGGCTCGATGCCAACACGAGCGGGCTCGTCGTCTTCTCGCGCACACGCCACTTCGCGGGCCTGCTACAGCCGCAGTTCGCGGAAGGGAGCGTCGAGAAGATCTACCTCGCGCGCGTCGTCGGCCTACCGCGCGAGGAAGAATTCTTTTGCGATGCGCCGATTGGAGCCGAGACGCTCGAAGCCGGACTTCGGACGATCGACCTCGTGGCCGGGCTTCCCTCGCGCACGGAGTTCAAGACGCTCCACCGCTTCGACGACGGCACCACGCTGCTCGAGGTCCGTCCGCTGACCGGCCGGACGAATCAGATTCGGATCCATCTCTGGCATCTCGGCTTCCCGATCTGCGGCGATCGTTCTTATCTCACAGGTCATCGACTCGGCGAGATGCAGACGCACGCCGTCGACGATCCGCCGCTCTGTCTGCTTGCGCATCGGCTCTCGTTTCGCCACCCGCTCACGGGCGAGCGCTTGGAGTTCACGTCGGAGTTGCCCGAATGGGCCGCGGCTAAGAAGCCGGATTGA